The proteins below are encoded in one region of Methanomassiliicoccales archaeon:
- a CDS encoding S-adenosylmethionine decarboxylase: MYSMSPRAGKLLNDEEVLEKYVKDDEWGLLTSIDLRKCDPDKIRSKEVISQFAIDLCEYIKMKRFGDPIVVRFGPIPKVEGYSLAQLIETSMISGHFAEDTNRAFLDVFSCREYPPKKTAEFCQNYFGAEEMEYSVVFRT; the protein is encoded by the coding sequence ATGTACAGCATGAGTCCCAGGGCAGGTAAGCTTCTAAATGACGAAGAAGTGTTGGAGAAATATGTTAAGGACGACGAGTGGGGATTGCTCACCTCCATAGACCTGAGAAAATGTGATCCGGATAAAATCCGTAGCAAAGAGGTCATTTCCCAATTCGCCATCGACCTTTGTGAGTACATAAAAATGAAGAGGTTCGGAGACCCCATAGTGGTCCGGTTCGGCCCCATCCCCAAGGTTGAGGGATACTCTCTGGCCCAACTGATCGAAACCTCCATGATCTCCGGTCATTTCGCTGAAGACACCAACCGCGCGTTCCTCGATGTCTTCAGTTGCCGAGAATATCCCCCCAAGAAGACCGCAGAGTTCTGCCAGAACTACTTCGGCGCAGAGGAGATGGAGTACTCCGTTGTCTTCAGGACATAA